Proteins co-encoded in one Perca flavescens isolate YP-PL-M2 chromosome 11, PFLA_1.0, whole genome shotgun sequence genomic window:
- the LOC114563977 gene encoding gamma-crystallin M3-like, with amino-acid sequence MTNTNVNMRGKIIFYEERNFQGRQYECMSDCSDMTSYLSRCHSCRVESGCFMVYDRPNYMGNQYFMKRGEYADYMSMMGMRDCIRSCRMIPMHRGQFRMKIYERENFGGQSYELMDDCDNIMDRYRMNDCQSCHVMDGHWLMYEQPNYRGRMMYMRPGEYRSFRDMGMSGMRWMSMRRIMDSGY; translated from the exons ATGACCAACACCAACGTGAACATGAGGGGAAag ATCATCTTCTACGAGGAGAGGAACTTCCAGGGTCGCCAATATGAGTGCATGAGCGACTGCTCTGACATGACCTCCTACCTGAGCAGGTGCCACTCCTGCAGGGTGGAGAGTGGCTGCTTCATGGTCTATGACCGTCCCAACTACATGGGAAACCAGTACTTCATGAAGAGGGGCGAGTATGCTGACTACATGAGCATGATGGGAATGAGGGACTGCATCAGGTCTTGCCGTATGATCCCCATG CACAGAGGTCAGTTCAGGATGAAGATCTATGAGAGGGAGAACTTCGGTGGTCAGAGTTACGAGCTGATGGACGACTGTGACAACATCATGGACCGTTACCGTATGAACGACTGCCAGTCCTGCCACGTGATGGACGGCCACTGGCTGATGTACGAGCAGCCCAACTACAGAGGCAGGATGATGTACATGAGGCCTGGAGAGTACAGGAGCTTCAGGGACATGGGCATGAGTGGCATGAGGTGGATGAGCATGAGGCGTATCATGGACTCCGGCTACTAA